Proteins encoded within one genomic window of Tidjanibacter massiliensis:
- a CDS encoding leucine-rich repeat domain-containing protein: MKRSIWLLFASSCLWLAGCSEPAGGTGTGDDNGKPGGSLEEEYVEIPDPLFSAFLVKQFDKDKDGRISKAEAEEVTAIRVTENWEIASVEGIASFPNLKTFEFCGDFEHTRPLTGLDVSANTKLEVLNLSRNELESLDVRANTALRELNIAWNGVAAVDVSGNTALEVLNLGSNRLASVDVRANAALRELSVSGNEALAELDLSNNSGLEVLDCSGTRIPSVDVSAMAGLRRLSVGSGNITEIDVTHNPALEELNIVSCNMLSVDLSNNPELALIYAGLNKFTELDISGCASRMEGVYCAGCPDLRTIYQRKGQKVETLLKDDTAEVVVK, translated from the coding sequence ATGAAAAGAAGCATTTGGCTGTTGTTCGCTTCGTCATGCCTCTGGCTGGCGGGGTGTTCCGAACCCGCAGGAGGCACAGGAACTGGCGATGACAACGGGAAACCGGGAGGCTCCTTGGAGGAGGAATATGTGGAGATACCCGACCCGCTCTTTTCCGCCTTTCTGGTAAAGCAGTTCGACAAGGACAAAGACGGCCGCATTTCGAAAGCGGAGGCCGAGGAGGTCACCGCTATTCGGGTAACGGAGAATTGGGAAATCGCCTCCGTCGAGGGTATCGCCTCTTTCCCCAACCTGAAGACCTTCGAGTTCTGCGGCGATTTCGAGCATACGCGGCCGCTGACGGGGCTGGATGTGTCGGCCAATACGAAACTGGAGGTACTCAACCTCAGCCGCAACGAGCTGGAATCGCTTGACGTGCGTGCGAATACTGCGCTGCGGGAGCTGAATATCGCCTGGAACGGGGTGGCTGCGGTGGATGTCTCCGGCAATACGGCGTTGGAGGTGCTCAATCTCGGCAGTAACCGACTGGCATCGGTCGATGTGAGAGCCAATGCGGCGCTCCGTGAACTGTCGGTTTCCGGCAACGAAGCGTTGGCGGAGTTGGATTTGAGCAACAATTCCGGACTGGAGGTGCTGGATTGTTCCGGTACGCGGATTCCTTCGGTGGATGTGTCGGCGATGGCGGGGCTTCGGCGGCTGTCGGTCGGAAGCGGTAACATCACCGAAATCGACGTGACGCACAATCCGGCGTTGGAAGAGTTGAATATCGTTTCGTGCAACATGCTCTCCGTAGACCTCAGCAACAATCCGGAGCTTGCGCTCATCTATGCCGGACTGAACAAGTTCACGGAGCTCGATATCAGCGGGTGCGCATCCAGAATGGAGGGGGTCTATTGTGCAGGGTGTCCCGACCTCAGAACGATTTACCAGCGGAAAGGACAGAAGGTGGAGACGCTCCTGAAGGACGATACGGCCGAAGTGGTCGTGAAATAA
- a CDS encoding fimbrillin family protein, which translates to MKRQLLLLAAGAVALLASCTGSEPGASAGGMRTIEMTIGALTRGVYVSEGDTRVSYDDLAALWEEDDVIMVGFADAAGRTYGPFEFRASQAGAVSDFTGSVTVGEETTVLTKIYAYYYGSGVTGVNADLRAGTLAFGLPAVQNGNLSDYTLGVAYATGEYSVEAGTTEFTLPAGFAFRPSLARLDVNVTGLAEGETVQSVTVGLDGYTFYDGGTVDFAGTAEPVFSAADVNAAVRVLPGVSASGDPAGYMVGIVPLDLGGRSARMDVTVITRSGQSGKRYTASFAATELAAATRYTVKMDVASLQNEEVTYIEDGTLDAINNDKDGYFILTDDMTLDAMPNITDFGGTLDGDGHTIDMGTVGSVSSEQAGIFATTTGDAAIVNLNVKVESLEGDASEGGLIVGKVKDGTLTLDNVHASGSITATRYGDSNHMFGGGLVGFVPMGAVLEAANCSFTGSVSTNMTALIDANAYNCYVGGIVGALETGVDSFEKNTDYAGSEAGAASSIVNCRVFDAALVNTWRGGTSIGGGIAVRSEFYTGGIAGRCTGRIENCSVENTHLTGVVDTDGAGRQAKPVVGNDWYEYTFNENNSYTNVTVNGGEARTGLYRGAGAAGTDRPDYSDIQ; encoded by the coding sequence ATGAAGAGGCAATTGTTGTTGTTGGCGGCGGGGGCCGTTGCGCTCCTCGCTTCCTGTACCGGGAGCGAACCCGGAGCATCTGCCGGCGGGATGCGCACAATAGAGATGACCATCGGTGCCCTGACGCGGGGAGTTTATGTGTCGGAGGGGGATACGCGTGTCTCATACGACGATTTGGCCGCCCTGTGGGAAGAGGACGACGTAATCATGGTCGGTTTCGCGGATGCTGCCGGCCGGACATACGGGCCTTTTGAGTTCAGGGCGTCGCAGGCGGGGGCCGTTTCCGACTTTACGGGGAGTGTGACTGTCGGCGAGGAGACTACGGTATTGACCAAAATATACGCCTACTATTACGGGTCGGGAGTGACCGGCGTGAATGCCGACCTGCGGGCGGGGACACTCGCTTTCGGGCTGCCCGCCGTACAGAACGGAAACCTGTCGGATTATACCCTCGGAGTGGCTTACGCGACGGGCGAGTATTCCGTCGAGGCGGGGACTACGGAGTTTACGCTGCCGGCCGGTTTCGCTTTCCGTCCCTCTCTGGCGCGTCTTGATGTGAACGTGACGGGCCTTGCGGAGGGTGAAACGGTACAGTCGGTAACGGTCGGTCTTGACGGATATACCTTCTATGACGGCGGTACGGTGGATTTCGCAGGCACCGCTGAGCCCGTCTTCTCGGCTGCGGATGTGAACGCGGCGGTGCGGGTGCTTCCCGGTGTTTCCGCATCCGGCGACCCGGCCGGATATATGGTCGGCATCGTTCCGCTCGACCTCGGCGGCCGGTCTGCGCGGATGGACGTGACGGTCATTACCCGGTCGGGGCAGAGCGGCAAGAGATATACGGCGAGTTTCGCGGCTACGGAGCTCGCGGCGGCCACGCGTTACACCGTGAAGATGGATGTGGCTTCGCTCCAGAACGAGGAGGTGACCTATATCGAGGATGGAACCCTCGATGCCATCAACAACGACAAGGACGGCTATTTCATCCTGACCGATGACATGACGCTGGATGCGATGCCTAACATCACCGATTTCGGCGGAACGCTGGACGGCGACGGACATACCATAGACATGGGTACGGTCGGCTCGGTGAGCAGCGAGCAGGCCGGTATTTTCGCTACAACCACGGGCGATGCCGCAATCGTGAACCTGAACGTGAAAGTGGAGTCGCTGGAAGGCGATGCGAGCGAAGGCGGCCTTATCGTGGGTAAGGTGAAGGACGGTACGCTGACGCTCGACAACGTGCATGCTTCCGGTTCCATAACGGCTACCAGATACGGTGACTCCAACCACATGTTCGGGGGCGGTCTGGTAGGGTTCGTTCCTATGGGGGCGGTACTCGAGGCTGCGAACTGTTCGTTCACGGGGTCCGTGTCTACGAATATGACTGCACTGATAGATGCCAATGCATATAACTGTTATGTAGGTGGTATCGTAGGTGCACTGGAAACCGGAGTGGATTCTTTTGAAAAGAATACGGATTATGCAGGCAGTGAAGCGGGTGCGGCGTCGTCGATTGTAAATTGCCGGGTATTCGATGCAGCGTTGGTCAATACGTGGCGCGGTGGTACTTCGATTGGTGGCGGTATAGCTGTCAGGTCCGAGTTCTATACGGGCGGTATTGCGGGACGCTGTACGGGACGCATCGAGAACTGCTCGGTCGAGAATACGCATCTGACGGGTGTTGTGGATACCGACGGTGCGGGACGTCAGGCAAAGCCTGTGGTCGGGAACGACTGGTATGAATATACGTTCAATGAAAACAATAGCTATACGAACGTGACCGTAAACGGAGGTGAGGCGCGTACCGGTTTGTACCGGGGAGCCGGTGCTGCCGGAACGGACAGGCCCGATTATTCCGACATACAGTAA
- the nspC gene encoding carboxynorspermidine decarboxylase: MVDFDKVPSPCFVLDERLLCRNLAVIDKVRRAAGVEIIVALKACAMWRIFPLLREHSDGATASSVAEARLVLEEYGSRAHTYAPVYTENDFPEIMRCSDHITFNSLGQWERFGARALLNGISCGLRVNPAYSTVATDLYNPASPDSRLGIPAADLPRLPEGVEGLHFHTLCESRPADLRATLGAFEERFGHLLPQVRWVNMGGGHLMTAEDYDEEELIDILRGFRARYPHLRIILEPGSAFTWRTGWLVATVEDIVRNGGVNTAMLNVSFACHMPDTLEMPYKPAIVGAHEPRPGEVRWRMGGNCCLAGDYKGDWAFDTEPSVGDRVVFEDMIHYTMVKTTMFNGVSHPSIAIVHENGKLEVVKRFGYRDFRDRMS; encoded by the coding sequence ATGGTGGATTTCGATAAGGTGCCGTCGCCCTGCTTCGTACTCGACGAACGGCTGTTGTGCAGGAACCTTGCGGTCATCGACAAGGTGCGTCGGGCTGCGGGTGTAGAAATAATCGTGGCGCTGAAGGCGTGTGCGATGTGGCGCATATTCCCGCTGTTGCGGGAACATTCCGACGGGGCTACGGCGAGTTCCGTGGCGGAAGCGCGCCTCGTGCTCGAAGAGTATGGCAGCCGGGCGCATACCTATGCGCCTGTCTATACCGAAAACGATTTTCCGGAGATAATGCGTTGCAGCGACCACATTACGTTCAATTCGCTGGGACAGTGGGAGCGCTTCGGCGCCCGGGCCCTGCTGAACGGCATATCCTGCGGGCTGCGGGTGAACCCGGCCTATTCGACGGTGGCGACCGACCTCTATAATCCGGCGTCGCCCGATTCGCGGCTCGGTATTCCGGCTGCCGACCTGCCCCGGCTGCCGGAAGGGGTGGAGGGGCTTCATTTCCATACCCTTTGCGAGTCGCGGCCGGCCGACCTGCGCGCGACGCTCGGGGCGTTCGAGGAGCGGTTCGGCCACCTGCTGCCGCAGGTGCGGTGGGTGAACATGGGCGGTGGCCATCTGATGACGGCGGAAGATTACGACGAGGAGGAACTTATCGATATCCTGCGCGGGTTCCGCGCGCGGTATCCCCACCTGCGCATCATTCTGGAACCGGGGAGTGCGTTCACATGGCGTACGGGATGGCTCGTTGCGACAGTGGAGGATATTGTCCGCAATGGCGGGGTGAATACGGCGATGCTGAACGTTTCGTTCGCATGCCACATGCCCGATACGCTGGAGATGCCCTACAAGCCCGCCATCGTGGGGGCGCACGAGCCCCGGCCCGGGGAGGTGCGCTGGCGCATGGGCGGCAACTGCTGCCTGGCGGGCGATTACAAGGGCGACTGGGCGTTCGATACGGAACCTTCGGTGGGCGACCGGGTGGTGTTCGAGGATATGATACACTACACGATGGTGAAGACCACGATGTTCAACGGGGTTTCCCACCCCTCGATAGCCATTGTGCATGAAAACGGGAAGCTGGAAGTGGTAAAACGGTTCGGTTACCGCGATTTCCGTGACAGAATGTCGTGA
- a CDS encoding cysteate synthase: MEDFRPTKYKLRCVATGRVFEDDGLVLEDRQCNTPSLIRTEYEVKCIDIRSDDSGIYKFCDWLPVRRTLKGSAAPVTYKSEGLAAHLGLDNLYITFSGYFPEKGAEMTTCSFKETEAYSVCGRFDESAGRILVVASAGNTARAFAKVCSENNIPLLLSVPEDNLDALWFEEPLNDCVKLIAAQKGGDYFDAIHLSNVALKSGRFIAEGGAKNVARRDGMATTVLSAAAFIGRIPDYYFQAVGSGTGAIAAWEAAMRLEADGRFGPNRMKLMVSQNAPFVPMYDAWRADSRHMLPYDDHRARRDAGIIDAKVLSNRRPPYGLAGGLYDALKESGGDFFVSTNAALRRASKLFEQTEGIDIHHAAAVAVDSLIQAVKQGKVGREDVVMLNVTGGGERRYKAGRQMWYLKPSIVFPLTASETDIIGRTEALFVQ, encoded by the coding sequence ATGGAAGATTTCCGGCCTACGAAGTATAAACTGCGCTGTGTGGCTACGGGACGCGTGTTCGAAGACGATGGTCTGGTGCTTGAGGACAGGCAGTGCAATACCCCTTCCCTTATCAGAACCGAATATGAAGTGAAGTGCATCGATATACGGAGCGACGACAGCGGAATTTACAAGTTCTGCGACTGGCTTCCCGTCCGGCGTACCCTGAAGGGGTCGGCCGCACCGGTAACCTACAAAAGCGAGGGACTGGCCGCCCATCTGGGACTCGATAACCTCTATATTACGTTCAGCGGCTATTTCCCGGAAAAGGGGGCGGAGATGACCACCTGTTCCTTCAAGGAGACCGAGGCGTACAGCGTATGCGGCCGTTTCGACGAGTCGGCCGGACGCATACTTGTCGTGGCCTCGGCGGGCAATACCGCGCGTGCGTTCGCGAAGGTGTGTTCGGAAAACAATATACCGCTGCTGCTGAGCGTACCGGAGGACAATCTCGATGCGCTGTGGTTCGAGGAACCGCTCAACGACTGCGTGAAGCTGATAGCCGCCCAGAAGGGTGGCGATTATTTCGATGCCATTCATCTGAGCAATGTGGCGCTCAAATCGGGGCGTTTCATCGCCGAAGGAGGTGCCAAGAATGTGGCGCGCCGCGACGGTATGGCGACCACGGTGCTTTCTGCGGCGGCCTTCATCGGGCGTATCCCGGACTACTATTTCCAGGCCGTGGGCAGTGGAACGGGCGCCATCGCCGCATGGGAAGCGGCCATGCGCCTGGAGGCGGACGGTCGCTTCGGCCCCAACCGTATGAAGCTCATGGTTTCGCAGAACGCTCCCTTCGTTCCGATGTACGATGCGTGGCGGGCCGACTCGCGGCACATGCTGCCCTACGACGACCACCGCGCACGCCGCGATGCGGGTATCATCGATGCCAAGGTGCTATCCAACCGCCGTCCCCCTTACGGTCTGGCGGGCGGACTGTACGATGCCTTGAAAGAGAGCGGCGGCGATTTCTTCGTTTCGACCAATGCGGCCCTTCGCCGGGCGTCCAAACTTTTCGAGCAGACGGAGGGCATCGACATACACCATGCCGCTGCGGTGGCGGTGGATTCGCTGATACAGGCCGTGAAGCAGGGCAAGGTAGGCAGGGAGGATGTCGTCATGCTGAACGTGACCGGAGGCGGGGAGAGACGCTACAAGGCGGGCCGGCAGATGTGGTATCTGAAACCCTCCATCGTATTCCCTCTGACGGCTTCCGAAACGGATATCATCGGCAGGACGGAGGCCCTGTTCGTCCAATAG
- a CDS encoding MATE family efflux transporter has translation MKQKTIEWGTEKISVLFGQVFFPTLLGMLGVSAVTTIDGIFIGHGVGSDGIAAVNICVPLLMVLTGFGLMVGMGSSITASLCLSRGRARMARVNVTQALLFVTAVALPLVGAVMLFPEGTAYWLGSSERLLPMVVDYLVWFAPSMLFTLWTAVAMFALRLDGAPKLAMWCNLLAAFVNVVLDWLFIFPFGWGVRGAAFATSISCLTGTCIAAGYLTFRARHLRLCRLRFGKKAFAFFGRNIGSQCRLGFSALLGEATMATLMFVGNHVFMQYLGDDGVGAFGVSCYYLPFVFMIGNAIAQSAQPIISFNAGIGKTERVHATLGASLTAALMCGTVATAAFVLFPKQLVGLFLNPGDIAARIAIEGFPYIGAGFIFFIANLAVVGYYQSIGKVLPATCFAMLRGFMFLIPSFILLPRALGAVGIWLALPLSEILTAVVIAAVFRIGRRHSMRHSAVS, from the coding sequence ATGAAACAGAAGACGATTGAATGGGGTACCGAGAAGATTTCGGTCTTGTTCGGGCAGGTATTTTTTCCCACCCTGCTCGGCATGTTGGGCGTGTCGGCAGTGACGACGATAGACGGCATCTTTATCGGACACGGCGTGGGGAGCGATGGAATCGCGGCGGTCAATATCTGTGTGCCGCTGCTGATGGTGCTGACGGGCTTCGGCCTGATGGTGGGAATGGGCAGTTCGATAACCGCATCCCTTTGCCTTTCGAGGGGCAGGGCCCGCATGGCGCGTGTGAATGTCACCCAGGCGCTGCTTTTCGTGACGGCCGTCGCTCTGCCCTTGGTCGGCGCCGTCATGCTTTTTCCGGAGGGGACGGCCTATTGGCTCGGCTCTTCCGAACGTTTGCTGCCGATGGTGGTGGATTATCTCGTCTGGTTCGCCCCTTCGATGCTCTTTACGTTGTGGACGGCGGTCGCCATGTTCGCCCTGCGTCTGGACGGTGCTCCGAAACTCGCCATGTGGTGCAACCTGCTTGCTGCTTTCGTCAATGTGGTGCTCGACTGGCTCTTTATTTTTCCTTTCGGCTGGGGCGTGAGGGGGGCGGCATTCGCGACTTCGATAAGCTGCCTGACGGGAACGTGCATCGCGGCGGGTTACCTGACGTTTCGGGCGCGGCACCTGCGTCTGTGCCGCCTGCGGTTCGGCAAGAAGGCCTTCGCATTTTTCGGACGGAACATAGGCAGCCAATGTCGGCTGGGATTTTCGGCGCTGCTGGGCGAGGCGACGATGGCGACGCTGATGTTCGTCGGGAACCACGTCTTCATGCAGTATCTCGGGGACGATGGAGTGGGGGCTTTCGGCGTGAGCTGTTACTATCTGCCCTTCGTCTTTATGATAGGAAATGCCATCGCGCAGTCTGCCCAGCCGATTATCAGTTTCAATGCGGGCATCGGAAAGACGGAACGGGTGCATGCGACTCTGGGAGCTTCATTGACTGCTGCTCTGATGTGCGGTACGGTGGCGACGGCCGCTTTCGTGCTTTTCCCGAAACAGCTCGTGGGACTTTTCCTGAATCCCGGCGATATCGCCGCACGTATTGCGATAGAGGGGTTCCCCTATATCGGGGCGGGGTTCATTTTCTTTATTGCGAACCTTGCCGTGGTAGGGTATTACCAAAGCATCGGGAAGGTGCTGCCTGCTACGTGTTTTGCCATGCTGCGCGGATTCATGTTTCTGATACCGAGCTTTATTCTGCTCCCCAGGGCGTTGGGTGCAGTGGGCATTTGGCTGGCCCTGCCCCTGTCGGAGATTCTGACAGCGGTGGTGATTGCGGCAGTTTTTCGTATCGGACGCCGGCACTCCATGCGGCATTCGGCCGTTTCCTGA
- a CDS encoding nucleotide exchange factor GrpE, which produces MSKDKETKKSEQEEVKEQPADAAGNGPQEATEGAGVKMAEEEAEKDSAAVKMAEEAAQWRDKYVRLSAEFDNYRKRTLKEKMDLISSAGEDVIKALLPVMDDLERALDATQKASDVEAVREGVVLISNKLRDTLRTKGLSEIEAFGQELDTDFHEAVAKIPAPDKKQKGKIVDVVQKGYKLHDKVIRHSKVVVGE; this is translated from the coding sequence ATGAGTAAGGATAAGGAGACGAAAAAGTCAGAACAAGAGGAAGTTAAGGAACAACCTGCCGATGCCGCCGGAAACGGTCCGCAGGAAGCGACGGAGGGTGCCGGTGTCAAGATGGCAGAAGAGGAGGCTGAAAAGGACTCCGCCGCTGTAAAAATGGCAGAAGAGGCTGCGCAGTGGCGCGATAAGTACGTCAGGCTTTCGGCCGAGTTCGATAACTACCGCAAACGGACGCTGAAGGAGAAGATGGACCTTATCTCTTCCGCCGGCGAGGATGTCATCAAGGCATTGTTGCCGGTTATGGACGACCTTGAACGGGCCCTTGATGCCACGCAGAAGGCGTCGGACGTGGAGGCTGTCCGTGAGGGAGTGGTGCTTATCTCGAACAAGTTGAGGGATACGCTCCGTACCAAAGGGCTGTCGGAGATAGAGGCTTTCGGGCAGGAGCTCGATACCGATTTTCATGAAGCCGTAGCGAAGATACCGGCTCCGGACAAGAAACAGAAGGGGAAAATCGTCGATGTCGTACAGAAAGGGTACAAACTGCACGACAAGGTCATACGCCACAGCAAGGTGGTGGTAGGCGAGTAG
- the dnaJ gene encoding molecular chaperone DnaJ: MAKRDYYEVLGVERSASADEIKKAYRKAALKYHPDKNPGDKEAEEKFKEAAEAYDVLSNPDKKARYDQFGHAGMNGPAGGGTYSSGGFSMEDIFSQFGDIFGGHFGGGFGGFSGFGGFGGSAGGARRVNRGSDLRVKVRLTLKEIVNGTTKKLKISKFVVCDQCGGSGARTPSGVSKCKTCNGTGVVTEVVDSFFGRTQTQRACPTCQGSGEVITDPCPKCKGEGVVRGEEVVEIKIPAGVGEGMQLSVSGKGNAARRGGINGDLLVVIEEERDPQLVRDGNDLLHSHKISIPTAVLGGTIEVPTVEGRAKVKVAAGTKAGSVLRLRGKGIPDINGRGRGDILVVVDIDVPSKLSVEERKTVEQLAQSPSFGTPDNSRPEQNIFERMRNFFR; the protein is encoded by the coding sequence ATGGCAAAAAGGGATTACTATGAGGTGCTGGGCGTGGAACGTAGCGCCAGCGCAGATGAGATAAAAAAGGCGTATCGGAAGGCCGCCCTGAAATACCATCCGGACAAGAATCCGGGAGACAAGGAGGCTGAGGAGAAGTTCAAGGAGGCGGCCGAGGCGTATGATGTCCTGAGCAATCCGGACAAGAAGGCGCGTTACGACCAGTTCGGACACGCAGGCATGAACGGCCCGGCGGGCGGCGGAACGTACAGCAGCGGCGGATTCTCCATGGAGGATATATTCAGCCAGTTCGGCGATATATTCGGCGGTCACTTCGGCGGCGGTTTCGGAGGCTTCAGCGGTTTTGGCGGTTTTGGCGGTTCGGCCGGCGGAGCCCGTCGGGTGAACCGGGGTTCCGACCTGCGGGTAAAGGTACGGCTGACGCTTAAGGAAATCGTGAACGGGACGACGAAGAAGTTGAAGATAAGCAAGTTCGTCGTCTGCGACCAGTGCGGTGGCAGCGGGGCCCGTACCCCTTCGGGAGTTTCCAAATGCAAGACCTGCAACGGAACGGGTGTGGTGACCGAGGTGGTTGACAGCTTCTTCGGGCGGACGCAGACGCAGCGTGCCTGTCCTACATGTCAGGGCAGCGGCGAGGTCATTACCGACCCGTGTCCCAAGTGCAAGGGGGAAGGTGTTGTACGCGGCGAGGAGGTCGTGGAGATAAAGATACCTGCCGGTGTGGGCGAAGGCATGCAGCTGTCGGTCAGCGGCAAGGGGAATGCGGCCCGCAGAGGCGGCATCAACGGCGATTTGCTGGTGGTCATCGAGGAGGAGCGCGACCCGCAGCTCGTGCGCGACGGCAACGACTTGCTGCACAGCCATAAAATTTCGATACCGACGGCGGTGCTGGGCGGAACGATAGAGGTTCCGACCGTGGAAGGCCGTGCGAAGGTGAAGGTAGCAGCCGGGACCAAGGCGGGGAGCGTATTGCGCCTGCGCGGGAAGGGTATTCCGGATATCAATGGCCGGGGCCGGGGCGACATTCTGGTCGTGGTTGACATCGACGTGCCGTCGAAACTCTCTGTTGAGGAGCGGAAGACGGTCGAACAGCTTGCGCAGAGTCCGTCGTTCGGCACGCCCGACAACTCGCGGCCGGAACAAAATATATTCGAGCGCATGCGGAATTTCTTCAGATAA
- the mutL gene encoding DNA mismatch repair endonuclease MutL, which yields MPDKIRLLPDTVASQIAAGEVVNRPASVVKEMMENSVDAGATAITVSYRNGGKELIKVIDDGEGMSPLDARMAFDKHATSKITRIEDVYALHTFGFRGEALASIAAIAHVELTTRRPEDELGTQLVVEGSRFQSQENVVAPVGSQFAVKNLFFNVPARRRALDKSTTEPRHIAEEFRRVAMCHPEMSFSLYGEDAPVYTLHPSGLKQRIVGLVGKHAAGNLLEVGTETSLVKITGFVGKPSSSKQTNREQYMYVNGRFFKSPYFHKAVMQAYEKLIPAGTQPSYFLFFEVDPDKIDVNIHPQKIEVRFDDGPAIWQIIHASVRESLAKTGAVSFMDFDDGGSVEIPVRKEGPIERIPPAATNPSYNPFRSEGMGRRSQAGLSDFTGGYDTLAGIGRDDAVERFDSSVLEYIEEGPGGGELPFGDSAEGFRGALALGGGYAATSCSGELVLVDLRRAREAILFGRYRVMLGNETSVTQKLMFPEVLVFSADDTALLTERYEEFLALGFEYVRRDENSIEVTGIPADFSVDEIQDLLYDIMDALSDGTQPVEEGRERLAAVLARDGAKRAPSGYSEGEMTAIMEALSDGGRYNHTYDGRPVLVRMAPDEIRKLFRK from the coding sequence ATGCCAGACAAGATAAGATTGCTGCCCGATACCGTCGCAAGCCAGATTGCGGCGGGAGAAGTGGTGAACCGTCCCGCATCGGTGGTCAAGGAGATGATGGAAAACTCCGTGGACGCCGGTGCGACAGCCATCACCGTGAGTTATCGCAACGGGGGCAAGGAGCTTATCAAAGTCATCGATGACGGAGAGGGTATGTCGCCTCTGGATGCGCGGATGGCATTTGACAAGCATGCGACGAGCAAGATAACGCGCATAGAGGATGTCTATGCGCTGCATACGTTCGGGTTCCGCGGCGAGGCGCTGGCCTCCATCGCGGCCATCGCGCATGTGGAGCTGACTACGCGCCGGCCGGAGGACGAGCTCGGCACGCAGTTGGTCGTCGAAGGAAGCCGCTTCCAGTCGCAGGAGAATGTCGTGGCGCCGGTCGGGAGCCAGTTCGCGGTGAAAAATCTCTTCTTCAACGTACCGGCCCGACGCCGGGCTCTGGACAAGAGTACGACCGAACCGCGTCATATCGCCGAAGAGTTCAGGCGGGTGGCCATGTGTCATCCGGAGATGTCGTTCTCGCTTTACGGGGAGGATGCTCCGGTGTACACGCTCCATCCTTCGGGACTCAAGCAGCGAATCGTGGGTCTTGTCGGAAAGCACGCCGCCGGCAATCTGCTGGAAGTGGGAACCGAGACGTCGCTGGTGAAAATCACCGGTTTCGTCGGAAAGCCTTCGTCCAGCAAGCAGACCAACCGCGAGCAGTACATGTACGTGAACGGCCGGTTCTTCAAGAGCCCCTATTTTCATAAAGCCGTCATGCAGGCTTACGAGAAGCTGATTCCCGCCGGAACGCAGCCCTCCTATTTTCTCTTTTTCGAGGTGGACCCCGACAAGATAGATGTGAATATCCACCCCCAGAAGATAGAGGTACGGTTCGACGACGGGCCCGCGATATGGCAGATAATACACGCATCGGTGCGGGAATCGCTCGCCAAAACGGGAGCCGTTTCGTTCATGGATTTCGACGATGGGGGAAGCGTGGAGATTCCCGTCAGGAAAGAGGGCCCGATAGAGCGGATACCCCCCGCGGCGACCAATCCTTCGTACAACCCTTTCCGGAGCGAAGGGATGGGGCGGCGTTCGCAGGCGGGGCTGTCGGATTTTACCGGCGGGTACGATACTTTGGCCGGTATCGGCCGGGACGATGCCGTGGAGCGTTTCGACAGCTCCGTGCTGGAGTATATCGAGGAGGGACCGGGCGGCGGAGAGCTGCCGTTCGGCGACTCGGCGGAAGGCTTCCGTGGCGCACTCGCGCTGGGAGGCGGTTATGCGGCCACCTCCTGTTCCGGCGAGCTGGTGCTGGTAGACCTTCGGCGAGCCAGGGAGGCTATTCTGTTTGGACGTTACCGGGTGATGCTGGGCAACGAAACCTCCGTCACACAGAAACTGATGTTTCCGGAGGTACTCGTCTTTTCGGCCGATGATACCGCACTGTTGACCGAGCGGTACGAGGAGTTTCTCGCGCTGGGATTTGAGTATGTCAGACGGGATGAAAACAGCATCGAGGTGACGGGCATTCCCGCCGATTTCTCGGTCGATGAGATACAGGATTTGCTGTACGACATCATGGATGCCCTTTCAGACGGAACGCAGCCTGTCGAAGAGGGGCGGGAGCGTCTGGCGGCCGTACTGGCCCGCGACGGGGCGAAGCGTGCGCCTTCCGGCTACTCCGAAGGCGAGATGACCGCTATCATGGAGGCGCTCTCCGACGGCGGACGGTATAACCATACCTATGACGGGCGTCCGGTCCTCGTCCGGATGGCACCGGATGAGATAAGGAAACTTTTCCGAAAGTAG